The following nucleotide sequence is from Phycisphaerae bacterium.
GCTGGTCGATGCGCAGGGGGGCGGGATGGAATTGCAGATAGGTCGGGGCGCGGCGGCGGTGGCTGATGCCCGTGCGGCGCGTCTCCTCGCCCGCGGCGCCGGGGGCGTCGGCAAAAGTTTTTTGTGCGGCGTCGAGATCAATGCCGTGGCCGACGTCGAAGGCGAAGAAGAGCCAGCAGTGGCCCTCGTGGATGCGGAGCCCGCCGGTTGGGGCCGTAGAGTCGGCCGCCCGGGCGTCCGGCGACGCGCCGGCCCGGCGGCGGGCCGGCCGCACACGGGAGATTCGGCGTCGAGGCATTCGTTCGTTCATGACCGCACGTTCCGGCGGAGTATAGGGGCGATCGGCGGGCGAGCGTGTTTCGATTGGAAATTGCAGCTAGCGCGGCGCGGTCGGCGGATGGTCGAACTCATCCCCGCGGAAGGTCGTGCCCAGGTAGGCCTCGCGGACCACAGGGTCGTTGATGAGCGCTCGCGGCGTGCCTTCCGCGATCACGCTGCCCTCGTGGATGATGTAGCTGCGATCGGTCACCTCCAGCGTCTGCCGGACGTTGTGGTCGGTCAGCAGGAAGGACAGGCCCATGTCGCGCTGCAGATGGCGAATCTCGCGCTGGAGGTCCTGCACCGCGATCGGGTCCACGCCGGAGAACGGCTCGTCGAGCAGGATGATCGCAGGCTTGGTGATCAGCGCCCGGGCGATCTCCAGCTTGCGCCGTTCGCCGCCGGACAGCGTCCGCGCCTCCTGCTTGGCATTGCGCTGCAGGCCGAACTGCTCCAGCAGCTCGTACGCCCGTCGGCGGCGCTCGGCGGGAGACAGACCGCGAATGAGTTCGAGGATCGCCAGCAGATTCTTCTCGACCGACAGCCGGACGAAGACGCTGTTCTCCTGCGAGAGGTAGCCGACGCCCTTTTGCGCCCGGCGATACATCGGCAGCGTGGTGATCTCCTCGTCGTTGAAGAGGACGGTGCCGCCGTCGGGCTTCACGATCCCCATGGTCATGCGAAAGCTCGTCGTCTT
It contains:
- the lptB gene encoding LPS export ABC transporter ATP-binding protein, with translation MTPTNHRHLLEARNLIKAYSGRVVVNKVCFHVGRGEIVGLLGRNGAGKTTSFRMTMGIVKPDGGTVLFNDEEITTLPMYRRAQKGVGYLSQENSVFVRLSVEKNLLAILELIRGLSPAERRRRAYELLEQFGLQRNAKQEARTLSGGERRKLEIARALITKPAIILLDEPFSGVDPIAVQDLQREIRHLQRDMGLSFLLTDHNVRQTLEVTDRSYIIHEGSVIAEGTPRALINDPVVREAYLGTTFRGDEFDHPPTAPR